The Pseudomonas sp. DG56-2 genome contains a region encoding:
- the prfA gene encoding peptide chain release factor 1, translated as MKASLLNKLDTLQDRFEELTALLGDAEVISDQTRFRAYSREYAEVEPVALAYAQLRKVQDDLAGAQALLKDSDPDMREMAVEEVREAKELLVELESQLQRMLLPKDPNDGRNVFLEIRAGTGGDEAAIFSGDLFRMYARYAERRGWRLEILSENEGEHGGYKEIIARIEGDHVYGKLKFESGAHRVQRVPETESQGRIHTSACTVAVLPEPDEQVAIEINPADLRVDTYRASGAGGQHINKTDSAVRITHLPTGTVVECQEERSQHKNRARAMSWLSAKLNDIQTSAAQNAIASERKLLVGSGDRSERIRTYNYPQGRVTDHRINLTLYSLDEVLAGGVDAVIEPLLAEYQADQLAALGE; from the coding sequence CGTCGCTGCTCAATAAACTGGATACCCTCCAGGACCGATTCGAGGAATTGACCGCCCTGTTGGGTGATGCTGAAGTCATTTCCGACCAGACCCGCTTTCGCGCCTATTCCCGTGAATATGCCGAAGTCGAGCCCGTAGCCTTGGCCTACGCCCAGTTGCGCAAGGTGCAGGATGACTTGGCCGGTGCCCAGGCATTGCTCAAGGACAGCGACCCGGACATGCGCGAAATGGCCGTGGAAGAAGTGCGCGAAGCCAAGGAGCTGCTGGTCGAACTGGAAAGTCAGTTGCAGCGCATGCTATTGCCCAAGGACCCCAACGACGGGCGCAACGTGTTTCTGGAAATCCGAGCCGGTACCGGTGGCGACGAGGCAGCGATCTTTTCTGGCGATTTGTTCCGCATGTACGCGCGCTATGCCGAGCGGCGGGGCTGGCGCCTGGAAATTCTCTCGGAGAATGAGGGGGAGCACGGCGGCTACAAGGAAATCATCGCTCGCATCGAAGGCGATCATGTCTATGGCAAGCTGAAGTTCGAATCTGGTGCGCATCGTGTGCAACGGGTGCCGGAAACCGAATCCCAGGGTCGCATTCATACTTCGGCCTGCACCGTGGCGGTACTGCCCGAACCAGACGAACAGGTGGCGATCGAGATCAATCCGGCGGATTTGCGGGTAGACACCTACCGTGCTTCCGGTGCGGGCGGTCAGCACATCAACAAGACCGACTCGGCAGTGCGTATTACCCACTTGCCTACAGGTACAGTAGTCGAGTGTCAGGAAGAACGATCCCAACACAAGAACCGCGCTCGCGCGATGTCCTGGCTGTCGGCCAAGCTCAACGACATTCAGACCAGTGCGGCGCAGAATGCAATTGCCAGCGAGCGCAAGCTGCTGGTTGGCTCGGGCGACCGTTCCGAGCGTATTCGCACTTACAACTATCCTCAGGGCCGGGTTACCGATCATCGTATCAATCTGACCTTGTATTCCCTGGATGAAGTGCTGGCCGGAGGAGTCGATGCCGTGATCGAGCCGCTGCTGGCGGAGTATCAGGCTGACCAACTGGCCGCATTGGGTGAGTAA
- the prmC gene encoding peptide chain release factor N(5)-glutamine methyltransferase, translating into MTIIASLLRAAELPDSPTARLDVELLLAAAIGKSRSYLHTWPERIVSSEAALTFAQYLQRRRSGEPVAYILGQQGFWNLDLEVAPHTLIPRPDTELLVETALELLPREPVQVLDLGTGTGAIALALASERPQWQVMAVDRVLEAVALAERNRQRLQLDNVQVRSSHWFDSVDGERFDLIVSNPPYIAALDPHLQSGDVRFEPSSALVAGADGLDDLRTIISQAPAHLKPGAWLLLEHGFDQAALVRELLALHDFEQIESRIDLGGHERISLGRLSC; encoded by the coding sequence ATGACCATTATCGCCAGCCTGCTCCGCGCTGCGGAGCTTCCGGATTCGCCAACGGCGCGCCTGGATGTCGAATTGCTCTTGGCGGCTGCAATTGGCAAATCGCGTAGCTACCTGCATACCTGGCCGGAGCGCATCGTCAGCAGCGAAGCGGCATTGACCTTTGCCCAATACCTGCAGCGCCGCCGCAGCGGCGAGCCGGTGGCCTATATTCTCGGCCAGCAAGGTTTCTGGAACCTGGACCTGGAAGTTGCGCCCCACACCCTGATTCCGCGCCCGGACACCGAGTTGCTGGTAGAAACAGCGCTTGAGCTGCTGCCGCGTGAGCCCGTTCAGGTGCTGGATCTGGGGACGGGTACCGGGGCCATTGCACTGGCACTGGCCAGCGAACGCCCGCAGTGGCAGGTGATGGCTGTCGACCGTGTACTTGAGGCAGTCGCCTTGGCCGAGCGCAACCGTCAGCGCCTGCAACTGGATAACGTCCAGGTGCGTAGCAGCCACTGGTTCGACTCCGTCGATGGCGAGCGTTTTGATCTGATTGTCAGCAACCCACCCTATATCGCCGCCCTGGACCCGCACCTGCAATCCGGTGATGTGCGCTTTGAGCCGAGCAGCGCTCTGGTGGCCGGGGCTGATGGCCTGGACGATCTACGGACTATTATCAGCCAGGCGCCTGCGCACCTGAAACCGGGCGCTTGGTTGTTGCTCGAGCATGGCTTCGATCAGGCCGCATTGGTACGTGAACTGCTGGCATTGCATGATTTCGAGCAGATCGAGAGTCGTATCGATCTGGGTGGACACGAACGTATCAGCCTGGGGCGACTATCGTGCTAA